Proteins encoded together in one Myxococcus stipitatus window:
- a CDS encoding prolyl oligopeptidase family serine peptidase, which produces MGRLFVAPLLTGLLTASVAVAAEEDPFLWLEEVEGPRALEWVRAQNARTLEVLEKDPRFEPFLQEALSIYTATDRIPAPKFRAGGVDNFWQDRANPRGVWRQASTDSYTGAQPSWETVLDVDALAKAEGQPWIFKGTDCLPPADQRCLVSLSNGGKDAVEVREFDATAKQFVEGGFRIPEGKQSSEWLDADTLLVGRDWGGGTLTESGYPFVLKRWKRGTPLESATEVFRGEPTDVSASAFLLRAPEGQLQGVIVNRAVTFFESELWLLTDAAPVRLPFPRKVSLRAFVQGQVVFTIEEDWGRFKQGALLAYPLAALKEDPAKAKPTLILQPGPRQAIESVAGTRNKLLVNLYEDVKGTLEVYSPGKSRWTRARLGMPRNASVDIVATSSSHDRFFAGAEGFLAPTSLWLGDASTKAVKQVKSLPARFDASTHVVEQHWVASKDKTKVPYFLVRPKKLKWDGSTPTVVYGYGGFQVSKPPEYLPQVGKLWLERGGAYVIANIRGGGEFGPRWHQAALREQRQHAFDDFAAVIEDLERKKFTSPRRVAIYGRSNGGVLTSVVMTQRPELLNGAVIESPLIDMLRYHKLPAGASWVGEYGNPEVPGDAAFIAKYSAYQNLKPGVRYPKPYITTNTKDDRVHPGHARKFAAKLESMGLPYLYYENTDGGHSNDADPVLNARRWALHHVYLSQQLMD; this is translated from the coding sequence ATGGGCAGGTTGTTCGTCGCGCCGTTGTTGACCGGGCTATTGACCGCCTCCGTGGCGGTGGCCGCCGAGGAGGACCCCTTCCTCTGGTTGGAGGAGGTGGAGGGGCCGCGCGCGCTGGAGTGGGTGCGCGCCCAGAACGCGCGCACGCTGGAGGTGCTGGAGAAGGACCCGCGCTTCGAGCCCTTCCTCCAGGAAGCGCTCTCCATCTACACCGCCACCGACCGCATCCCCGCGCCGAAGTTCCGCGCGGGCGGCGTGGACAACTTCTGGCAGGACCGCGCCAACCCCCGGGGCGTGTGGCGACAGGCCTCGACCGACAGCTACACCGGCGCGCAGCCCTCGTGGGAGACGGTGCTGGACGTGGACGCGCTGGCGAAGGCGGAGGGCCAGCCGTGGATCTTCAAGGGCACGGACTGCCTGCCGCCGGCGGACCAGCGCTGCCTCGTGTCGCTCTCCAACGGCGGCAAGGACGCGGTGGAGGTCCGCGAGTTCGACGCGACCGCGAAGCAGTTCGTGGAGGGCGGCTTCCGGATTCCGGAGGGCAAGCAGTCCTCCGAGTGGCTGGACGCGGACACGCTGCTCGTGGGGCGGGACTGGGGCGGCGGCACGCTCACCGAGTCCGGCTATCCCTTCGTGCTCAAGCGCTGGAAGCGCGGCACGCCGCTGGAGTCGGCCACGGAGGTGTTCCGGGGCGAGCCCACGGACGTCTCCGCGTCGGCGTTCCTCCTGAGGGCGCCGGAGGGGCAGCTGCAGGGCGTCATCGTCAACCGCGCGGTGACGTTCTTCGAGTCCGAGCTGTGGCTGCTCACGGACGCCGCGCCCGTGCGCCTGCCCTTCCCGCGCAAGGTGTCCCTGCGGGCCTTCGTGCAGGGGCAGGTCGTCTTCACGATTGAAGAAGACTGGGGCCGCTTCAAGCAGGGCGCGCTGCTGGCGTATCCGCTCGCGGCGCTGAAGGAGGACCCGGCGAAGGCGAAGCCCACGCTCATCCTCCAGCCCGGCCCGCGCCAGGCCATCGAGTCGGTGGCGGGCACGCGCAACAAGCTGCTCGTCAACCTGTACGAGGACGTGAAGGGCACGCTGGAGGTGTACTCGCCGGGCAAGTCGCGCTGGACGCGCGCGCGGCTGGGCATGCCGAGGAACGCGTCGGTGGACATCGTCGCCACCTCGTCGTCGCATGACCGCTTCTTCGCCGGCGCCGAGGGCTTCCTGGCGCCCACGTCCCTGTGGCTCGGGGACGCGTCGACCAAGGCGGTGAAGCAGGTGAAGTCCCTGCCCGCGCGCTTCGACGCGTCGACGCACGTGGTGGAGCAGCACTGGGTGGCGTCGAAGGACAAGACGAAGGTGCCGTACTTCCTGGTGCGCCCCAAGAAGCTGAAGTGGGACGGGAGCACGCCCACGGTGGTGTACGGCTACGGCGGCTTCCAGGTCTCCAAGCCGCCCGAGTACCTGCCCCAGGTGGGCAAGCTGTGGCTGGAGCGCGGCGGGGCCTATGTCATCGCCAACATCCGGGGCGGCGGTGAGTTCGGTCCCCGCTGGCACCAGGCCGCGCTGCGCGAGCAGCGCCAGCACGCGTTCGACGACTTCGCGGCCGTCATCGAGGACCTCGAGCGGAAGAAATTCACCTCGCCGCGCCGGGTCGCCATCTACGGCCGCTCCAACGGAGGGGTCCTCACCAGCGTGGTGATGACGCAGCGGCCGGAGCTGCTCAACGGGGCCGTCATCGAGAGCCCGCTCATCGACATGCTGCGCTACCACAAGCTGCCGGCGGGCGCGTCGTGGGTGGGCGAGTACGGCAACCCGGAGGTGCCCGGAGACGCCGCGTTCATCGCGAAGTACTCCGCCTACCAGAACCTGAAGCCGGGCGTGCGCTACCCCAAGCCGTACATCACCACCAACACCAAGGACGACCGCGTCCACCCGGGCCACGCGCGCAAGTTCGCCGCGAAGCTGGAGTCCATGGGCCTGCCGTACCTCTATTACGAGAACACGGACGGCGGGCACTCCAACGACGCGGACCCGGTGCTCAACGCGCGCCGCTGGGCGCTGCACCACGTGTACCTGTCCCAGCAGCTCATGGACTGA
- a CDS encoding ABC transporter ATP-binding protein: MKPEVSTAAPVLAVRELRKAYGDTLAVDGVSFEVARNEIVGLLGPNGAGKTTTINMVLGVLEPTGGSIHIQGVDLARHRSRALEFTNFAAVYAPLPGNLTVVQNLRYFGMIYGVRDISARIEALLAEFDLGRFRDTKCGVLSSGEQTRVALAKAMLNRPSLLLLDEPTASLDPATARDIRARIKDFTAKGTGGVLWTSHNMYEVEEVCDRVLFVSRGKVLLQGNPRTLPNEHGKQSLEELFITVAREPLALEHP; the protein is encoded by the coding sequence ATGAAGCCCGAAGTCTCCACCGCCGCACCGGTGCTCGCCGTGCGCGAGCTGCGCAAGGCGTACGGTGACACGCTCGCCGTGGACGGCGTCTCCTTCGAGGTGGCGCGCAACGAAATCGTCGGGCTGCTCGGCCCCAACGGCGCCGGAAAGACGACCACCATCAACATGGTGCTCGGCGTGCTCGAGCCCACCGGGGGCAGCATCCACATCCAGGGCGTGGACCTGGCCCGCCACCGCTCGCGGGCCCTGGAGTTCACCAACTTCGCGGCCGTGTACGCGCCCCTCCCGGGCAACCTCACCGTCGTGCAGAACCTGCGCTACTTCGGGATGATCTACGGCGTGCGGGACATCTCCGCGCGCATCGAGGCGCTGCTCGCGGAGTTCGACCTGGGTCGCTTCCGGGACACCAAGTGCGGCGTGCTCTCCTCGGGCGAACAGACGCGCGTGGCGCTGGCGAAGGCCATGCTCAACCGCCCCAGCCTGCTCCTGCTGGACGAGCCCACCGCGTCGCTGGACCCGGCCACCGCGCGAGACATCCGCGCGCGCATCAAGGACTTCACGGCGAAGGGCACCGGCGGCGTGCTCTGGACGTCGCACAACATGTACGAAGTGGAGGAGGTCTGCGACCGCGTCCTCTTCGTGTCGCGCGGGAAGGTCCTGCTCCAGGGCAACCCGCGCACGCTGCCCAACGAGCATGGCAAGCAGTCGCTCGAGGAGCTGTTCATCACCGTGGCCCGCGAGCCGCTCGCGCTGGAGCACCCCTAG
- a CDS encoding 2OG-Fe dioxygenase family protein, with protein MSFSPPVVAPSEVLPALRERGFAVLDRAGLGALVGIPSETLDGWCPTWNDLPPDGYLRDGGRYRSRRHSCFVVDGESVTAVPHRAHWQPVEYNALHGGLERWFEPMLPGVVSRPEWSRLLARLAEQASALKGRQPWFVEAHQFRIDTTDGIGRPTPEGAHRDGVDLVAVLLVGREGIKGGETRVFEAAGPNGIRFTLTQPWSALLLDDERVIHESTPIQPLGGQGHRDTLVLTFRAKGFQGP; from the coding sequence ATGAGCTTCTCTCCGCCCGTCGTCGCCCCTTCCGAAGTCCTCCCCGCGCTGCGTGAGCGGGGTTTCGCCGTCCTCGACCGCGCGGGCCTCGGCGCGTTGGTGGGCATCCCCTCCGAGACCCTGGATGGCTGGTGCCCGACGTGGAACGACCTGCCGCCCGATGGCTACCTCCGCGATGGGGGGCGCTACCGTTCGCGTCGGCACTCGTGCTTCGTCGTCGACGGCGAGTCCGTCACCGCGGTGCCCCACCGGGCCCACTGGCAGCCCGTCGAGTACAACGCGCTGCACGGAGGCCTGGAGCGCTGGTTCGAGCCGATGCTCCCCGGCGTCGTCTCGCGGCCGGAGTGGAGCCGCCTGCTCGCGCGGCTCGCGGAGCAGGCCTCCGCGCTGAAGGGCCGCCAGCCCTGGTTCGTGGAGGCGCACCAGTTCCGCATCGACACCACGGACGGCATCGGCCGGCCCACGCCCGAGGGCGCGCACCGCGACGGCGTGGACCTGGTCGCCGTGCTGCTCGTCGGCCGCGAGGGCATCAAGGGCGGCGAGACGCGCGTCTTCGAGGCCGCGGGCCCCAACGGCATCCGCTTCACGCTGACTCAGCCCTGGTCCGCGCTGCTGCTGGACGACGAGCGCGTCATCCACGAGAGCACGCCCATCCAGCCCCTGGGAGGCCAGGGGCACCGGGACACCCTCGTGCTCACCTTCCGCGCGAAGGGCTTCCAGGGCCCCTGA
- a CDS encoding LysR family transcriptional regulator has product MELDINDVALFVRVVRSRSFSAAAREQGVLVSTVSRRIAKLESSLGARLLERTTRRLELTDAGRAYFEHAARAMDDLSQGTGRVRELQAEPRGRVRIRAPTGLAAAVSNVVYGFLARYPSVSIDLELGERGARFDPEGVDIVIVTGKVEDTADFVARELWRSTRKLLFASPRYIQARGAPKRLEDLARHDCIATHAVDGFATWTLASGRKRRRITFAPRFHVSEFAAAHRAVLAGVGIAMLPEVLCMDDVSGRRLVRVLGAYEGEVGGVHLLYRAHRSLTAAVRACVDHFLAELPSTDPGTRGRRK; this is encoded by the coding sequence ATGGAGCTGGACATCAACGACGTGGCGTTGTTCGTCCGCGTGGTGCGGTCGCGGAGCTTCTCCGCGGCGGCTCGGGAGCAGGGTGTCCTCGTATCGACCGTGAGTCGGCGCATCGCGAAGCTCGAGTCCTCGCTCGGCGCGCGGCTCCTCGAGCGCACGACGCGGCGGCTGGAGCTCACCGACGCGGGGCGCGCGTACTTCGAGCACGCAGCCCGCGCGATGGACGACCTGTCACAGGGGACGGGGCGGGTGCGCGAGCTCCAGGCGGAGCCGCGCGGGCGCGTGCGCATCCGCGCGCCCACGGGGCTGGCCGCCGCCGTGTCGAACGTGGTGTATGGCTTCCTCGCCCGGTATCCCTCCGTGTCCATCGACCTGGAGTTGGGCGAACGCGGCGCGCGCTTCGACCCGGAGGGGGTCGATATCGTCATCGTGACGGGCAAGGTCGAGGACACCGCCGACTTCGTCGCGCGCGAGCTCTGGAGGTCGACCCGCAAGCTCCTCTTCGCGAGCCCCAGGTACATCCAGGCGCGGGGCGCGCCGAAGCGGCTCGAGGACCTGGCGCGCCATGACTGCATCGCCACGCACGCCGTCGATGGCTTCGCGACCTGGACGCTCGCGAGCGGGCGCAAGCGCAGGCGCATCACGTTCGCGCCGCGCTTCCATGTGAGTGAGTTCGCCGCGGCCCACCGCGCGGTGCTCGCGGGGGTCGGCATCGCCATGCTGCCGGAGGTGCTCTGCATGGATGACGTGAGCGGCAGGCGGCTGGTGCGCGTGCTCGGCGCCTACGAGGGCGAGGTCGGCGGGGTCCATCTGCTCTACCGCGCGCATCGCTCGCTCACGGCCGCGGTCCGAGCCTGCGTCGACCACTTCCTCGCGGAGCTGCCATCCACCGACCCTGGCACGCGAGGGCGGCGCAAGTAG
- a CDS encoding ABC transporter permease yields MRLSRAAAIVLRQFYLLRGSPSRIFPLFVWVAIDIVLWGFITRYLGTITAPGMDLLPALLGAVLLWDFLTRVMQGVTTTFFEDVWSRNFLNVFATPMSTREYVLGLVLASIATSSLGLVVMLAVAGAVFGLSMAIYGAMLVPFLLVLFLFGIALGIFGTAVVLRLGPSAEWFIWPIPALLSPFVGVFYPLSTLPSWMQVISRLLPPSYVFEGMRAIVSGGSVSWTNVLVGGGLAVLYILLAGLFFSRIFKLAVRTGLIARYSAESVN; encoded by the coding sequence ATGCGCCTGTCCCGCGCCGCCGCCATCGTCCTGCGGCAGTTCTATCTCCTCCGGGGAAGCCCCTCGCGCATCTTCCCCCTGTTCGTCTGGGTGGCCATCGACATCGTCCTGTGGGGGTTCATCACCCGCTACCTGGGCACCATCACCGCGCCGGGCATGGACCTGTTGCCCGCGCTGCTGGGCGCGGTGCTCCTCTGGGACTTCCTCACCCGGGTGATGCAGGGCGTGACGACCACGTTCTTCGAGGACGTCTGGTCCCGCAACTTCCTCAACGTCTTCGCCACGCCCATGAGCACCCGCGAGTACGTGCTGGGCCTGGTGCTCGCCAGCATCGCCACCAGCTCCCTGGGCCTCGTCGTCATGTTGGCGGTGGCGGGCGCCGTGTTCGGCCTGTCCATGGCCATCTATGGCGCCATGCTGGTGCCGTTCCTGCTCGTGCTGTTCCTGTTCGGCATCGCGCTGGGCATCTTCGGCACCGCGGTGGTGCTGCGGCTGGGGCCGTCCGCGGAGTGGTTCATCTGGCCCATCCCCGCGCTGCTGTCCCCGTTCGTCGGCGTCTTCTACCCGCTGTCCACCCTGCCCTCGTGGATGCAGGTCATCTCCCGCCTGCTGCCGCCCTCGTACGTCTTCGAGGGCATGCGGGCCATCGTCTCCGGCGGCTCGGTGTCGTGGACGAACGTGCTCGTGGGCGGGGGGCTCGCGGTGCTCTACATCCTGCTCGCGGGCCTCTTCTTCTCGCGCATCTTCAAGCTGGCCGTGCGCACGGGGCTCATCGCCCGCTACAGCGCGGAGAGCGTGAACTGA
- a CDS encoding MG2 domain-containing protein, which translates to MTLSVSRLLGVLAVLGLSAPLMAMSRPGPAGQRPAPRMGEPRFQTYVSTDKPMYRPGEQVLARGLLLHADTRKPLTKPLPALVEIRGPKGDVILQGRIDARDAVWGHAWTIPEGQAGGEYTLRVSYPSLGAAPVERRFDVRAYRAPRLKSQIEFLRDGYGPGDLVTATLDVKRAEGGVPVGATVTGDAIVDGLRVAQVPCTVDATGHCTIRFPLPKAMERGEGTLAFTIQDGGVVETASKTLPILLQTLDLALFPEGGDLVAGLSSRVYFEARTPARKPADLKGAVVEQETGKVVAEVASEHEGRGRFELTPRAGATYALRIDSPSGIRKTFPLPRVKTTGATLRASEDIVAAGAPVRLTVGARGVGRVTVTLSQRERRLETVRLDNPAGGEVTLKARDVDGVLIATLWDADGRPLAERLVFRQPEKDISLELKADRQRYVPGAPVELTARTTRDGKPVSALVLLTVTDDAVLELQEKRDQAPSLPVMVLLEPEVKELADAQLYFDQGNPRSRRAVDLLLGTQGWRRFATVDASAFLSQHGEQALRAFAVSWRNTPRLVGNTSPSKGIGLRPAEPRRKRASAEPQLEFEEGAAVAELAAGAPVAQDQVAQAPAPAAPPVEKAARDDAAFAGGEVLDEIREAPAMLRRKRAMNWDGNQVLLSEPLAYVREYAHLARPGRKAGDRRDFAETLYWTAGVRTDPRSGEATVRFAMSDSVTTFKALGGVVGDDGALGSAVATLESVQPFYAEPKLPLEVTAGDRVQLPVALVNGTTSTLNDARVKLDVTGAVRFAGGQAMSLAAGARGRQLYSLEIGREARPVDVKLTASAGDYRDVVTRTLSIKPEGFPGNVSFGGLLSASQPAAHAVTLPDDVVPGTLRASIKVYPAPLANMTESLERLIQEPSGCFEQTSSTTYPMTMAQQYFQTHSGVSPALVSSAREKLERGYQRLVGFETKQRGYEWFGEAPGHEALTAFGLLHFTDMKRVRDVDAAMLERTRGWMLGQRDGKGGFTRKRRALHVWVEDEDTSNAYITWALLESADSRAALAKELSREVAAVRTAATRSSNSYVVALGANVLSLAGDRDGARALMTRLARLQQSNGMVGGGTQSIVGSSGVTLDVETTALAVLAWLREPEHQGSVQRAMKFLAETNDGGRYGTTQSTVLTLRAIIAYDQQRATSLVPGQVRVYVEGRPVGEPVRFDGSSQEALALPDVSALLGPGGRRVELRMEGGSQLPYSVEVTYSSRLPRSSRQTQVALEVTLAKQQLTEGEPTEARVMVLNRTDQKLPTAVAIFGVPGGLEVRHDQLKELVKRQLVDAYEVLGRDVVLYWRGMEPRKRIDVPLSLVAAVPGTYTGPASRAYLYYTDEHKVWSEGVKVSIAPRP; encoded by the coding sequence ATGACCCTCTCCGTCTCGCGGCTCCTGGGCGTCCTCGCCGTCCTGGGCCTCTCCGCTCCGCTCATGGCGATGTCCCGGCCGGGCCCCGCCGGTCAGCGCCCCGCCCCTCGCATGGGGGAGCCCCGGTTCCAGACCTACGTCTCCACCGACAAGCCCATGTATCGGCCCGGGGAGCAGGTCCTGGCGCGGGGGCTGCTGCTCCACGCGGACACCCGCAAGCCCCTCACGAAGCCGCTGCCGGCCCTGGTGGAGATTCGAGGCCCCAAGGGCGACGTCATCCTCCAGGGGCGCATCGACGCCCGCGACGCCGTCTGGGGGCACGCCTGGACCATCCCGGAGGGGCAGGCCGGAGGTGAGTACACCCTTCGCGTCAGCTACCCCTCGCTCGGGGCGGCCCCGGTGGAGCGCAGGTTCGACGTGCGGGCCTACCGCGCGCCGCGCCTCAAGTCGCAGATCGAGTTCCTCCGCGACGGCTACGGCCCGGGCGACCTGGTGACCGCCACGCTGGACGTGAAGCGCGCCGAGGGCGGCGTGCCCGTGGGGGCGACCGTGACGGGCGATGCCATCGTCGATGGCCTCCGCGTGGCGCAGGTGCCCTGCACCGTGGACGCGACCGGGCACTGCACCATCCGCTTCCCGCTGCCCAAGGCGATGGAGCGCGGCGAGGGGACGCTCGCCTTCACCATCCAGGACGGCGGCGTGGTGGAGACGGCGTCGAAGACGCTCCCCATCCTCCTCCAGACGCTCGACCTCGCCCTGTTCCCGGAGGGCGGCGACCTGGTCGCGGGCCTGTCCTCGCGCGTGTACTTCGAGGCGCGGACGCCCGCGCGCAAGCCCGCGGACCTGAAGGGCGCGGTGGTGGAGCAGGAGACGGGCAAGGTCGTCGCGGAGGTGGCGTCGGAACACGAGGGCCGGGGACGCTTCGAGCTGACCCCGCGCGCCGGAGCGACGTACGCCCTGCGCATCGACTCGCCCTCGGGCATCCGGAAGACCTTCCCGCTGCCGCGCGTGAAGACCACGGGCGCAACCCTCCGCGCGAGCGAGGACATCGTCGCCGCGGGCGCGCCGGTGCGACTGACCGTCGGCGCCCGGGGCGTGGGCCGGGTGACGGTGACGCTGAGCCAGCGCGAGCGCCGCCTGGAGACCGTCCGGCTCGACAACCCGGCCGGCGGCGAGGTGACGCTGAAGGCTCGTGACGTGGATGGCGTGCTCATCGCCACATTGTGGGACGCGGACGGACGTCCGCTCGCGGAGCGGCTGGTGTTCCGCCAACCCGAAAAGGACATCTCCCTCGAGCTGAAGGCGGACCGTCAGCGCTACGTGCCCGGGGCGCCGGTGGAGCTGACCGCGCGCACCACGCGCGACGGCAAGCCCGTCTCCGCGCTGGTGCTGCTCACCGTCACCGACGACGCGGTGCTGGAGCTCCAGGAGAAGCGCGACCAGGCGCCCTCGCTCCCGGTGATGGTGCTGCTCGAGCCCGAGGTGAAGGAGCTGGCCGACGCACAGCTCTACTTCGACCAGGGCAACCCCCGCTCCCGGCGCGCGGTGGACCTGCTGCTGGGAACCCAGGGCTGGCGGCGCTTCGCCACCGTCGACGCGAGCGCCTTCCTGAGTCAGCACGGCGAGCAGGCCCTGCGCGCGTTCGCGGTGAGCTGGAGGAACACCCCGCGCCTCGTGGGCAATACGTCCCCGAGCAAGGGCATCGGACTCCGCCCGGCGGAGCCGCGTCGGAAGAGGGCCAGCGCCGAGCCCCAGCTCGAGTTCGAGGAAGGGGCCGCGGTCGCCGAGCTCGCCGCCGGAGCCCCCGTGGCCCAGGACCAGGTCGCGCAGGCCCCGGCCCCCGCCGCGCCGCCCGTGGAGAAGGCCGCGCGCGACGACGCGGCGTTCGCGGGCGGCGAGGTCCTGGACGAGATACGCGAGGCCCCGGCGATGCTGCGACGCAAGCGCGCGATGAACTGGGACGGGAACCAGGTCCTCCTCTCCGAGCCGCTCGCCTACGTCCGCGAGTACGCGCATCTCGCGCGGCCGGGCCGCAAGGCGGGAGACCGGCGGGACTTCGCGGAGACGCTGTACTGGACGGCCGGCGTGCGCACGGACCCGCGGAGCGGCGAGGCCACGGTGCGCTTCGCGATGAGCGACTCGGTGACGACCTTCAAGGCGCTCGGGGGCGTGGTGGGTGACGATGGCGCGCTCGGCTCGGCCGTGGCGACGCTGGAGTCCGTTCAGCCGTTCTACGCGGAGCCCAAGCTGCCGCTGGAGGTCACCGCCGGCGACAGGGTCCAGCTGCCCGTGGCGCTGGTGAACGGGACGACGTCCACGCTGAACGACGCGCGCGTGAAGCTGGACGTGACGGGCGCCGTGAGGTTCGCCGGTGGCCAGGCCATGAGCCTGGCGGCGGGCGCCCGGGGCCGTCAGCTCTACTCGCTGGAGATTGGCCGCGAGGCCCGCCCGGTGGACGTGAAGCTCACCGCGAGCGCCGGTGACTATCGGGACGTCGTCACGCGCACGCTGTCCATCAAGCCGGAGGGGTTCCCCGGGAACGTGTCCTTCGGAGGGCTGCTGTCGGCGTCGCAGCCGGCGGCCCACGCCGTCACCCTGCCGGACGACGTCGTCCCCGGCACCCTCCGCGCCTCCATCAAGGTGTACCCCGCGCCCCTGGCCAACATGACGGAGTCGCTCGAGCGCCTCATCCAGGAGCCGAGCGGCTGCTTCGAGCAGACCAGCTCCACGACGTACCCCATGACGATGGCGCAGCAGTACTTCCAGACGCACTCCGGCGTCAGTCCGGCGCTGGTCTCCTCCGCGAGGGAGAAGCTGGAGCGGGGCTACCAGCGGCTCGTGGGCTTCGAGACGAAGCAGCGCGGCTACGAGTGGTTCGGCGAGGCCCCGGGCCACGAGGCGCTGACCGCCTTCGGCCTGCTCCACTTCACGGACATGAAGCGGGTGCGCGACGTCGACGCGGCGATGCTGGAGCGCACGCGGGGCTGGATGCTCGGCCAGCGCGACGGCAAGGGCGGCTTCACGCGCAAGCGCCGCGCGCTGCACGTCTGGGTGGAGGACGAGGACACCTCGAACGCGTACATCACCTGGGCGCTGCTGGAGAGCGCGGACTCGCGCGCCGCGCTCGCGAAGGAGCTGTCCCGCGAGGTGGCCGCGGTGAGGACCGCCGCGACGCGGAGCTCCAACAGCTACGTGGTGGCGCTCGGCGCGAACGTGCTGTCGCTCGCGGGGGACAGGGACGGGGCGCGCGCGTTGATGACGCGGCTGGCGCGCCTCCAGCAGAGCAATGGCATGGTGGGCGGAGGCACGCAGTCCATCGTCGGCAGCTCCGGGGTGACGCTGGACGTCGAGACCACGGCGCTGGCCGTGCTCGCGTGGCTGCGGGAGCCGGAGCACCAGGGTTCGGTGCAGCGGGCGATGAAGTTCCTCGCGGAGACCAACGACGGAGGCCGCTACGGCACGACGCAGAGCACCGTGCTCACCCTCCGCGCCATCATCGCCTACGACCAGCAGCGCGCCACGTCGCTCGTGCCGGGTCAGGTGCGCGTCTACGTGGAGGGGCGCCCGGTGGGCGAGCCCGTCCGTTTCGACGGCTCCTCCCAGGAGGCCCTGGCGCTGCCCGACGTGAGCGCCCTGCTCGGCCCGGGGGGACGCCGCGTGGAGCTGCGCATGGAGGGTGGCTCACAGCTCCCGTACTCGGTGGAGGTCACCTACTCCTCGCGCCTGCCGAGGAGCTCCAGGCAGACCCAGGTGGCGCTGGAGGTGACGCTGGCGAAGCAGCAGCTCACCGAGGGCGAGCCCACGGAGGCGCGGGTGATGGTGCTCAACCGCACGGACCAGAAGCTGCCCACCGCCGTGGCCATCTTCGGCGTACCGGGCGGGCTGGAGGTGCGGCATGACCAGCTGAAGGAGCTGGTGAAGCGCCAGCTCGTGGATGCCTACGAGGTGCTGGGCCGGGACGTCGTCCTGTACTGGCGCGGGATGGAGCCCCGCAAGCGCATCGACGTCCCGCTGTCCCTGGTGGCGGCGGTGCCCGGCACGTACACCGGGCCGGCCAGCCGCGCGTACCTGTACTACACGGACGAGCACAAGGTCTGGAGCGAGGGCGTGAAGGTCTCCATCGCCCCCAGGCCCTGA
- a CDS encoding NAD(P)H-binding protein: MTQRNIVVTGATGNIGGRVARELARQAKAGITAFVRDPTRAHALASAGVTLRRGSFEDTASLREAFAGADTVVLITSGATLAAQAQAAFDVARAVGIRKVVRVSSLKADVAGPTDATHQDGRAETALRDSGLTHVILRGHCFMQNLFHNLGSLRAEGRLYAGMGNGRIGMIDSRDIADAAVAAATQDTWDGRTFELTGPAALTYHDVAASLGRELGREITYVPVSPEAAGETALKHGADPWVARVLSEYSAAYTNGWGDFTTPDVSTLTGHAPRSISEFAREVLLPALRAG, translated from the coding sequence ATGACCCAACGGAACATCGTCGTCACAGGCGCAACAGGGAACATCGGTGGCCGCGTCGCGCGCGAGCTCGCCAGGCAGGCCAAGGCAGGCATCACCGCCTTCGTGCGCGACCCGACCCGGGCCCACGCGCTCGCCTCGGCGGGCGTGACGCTCCGGCGGGGTTCGTTCGAGGACACCGCGTCACTGCGCGAGGCCTTCGCCGGCGCGGACACGGTCGTCCTCATCACCTCGGGAGCGACCCTCGCCGCCCAGGCCCAGGCGGCGTTCGACGTCGCGCGCGCCGTCGGCATTCGCAAGGTCGTGCGCGTGTCGTCGCTGAAGGCGGACGTCGCGGGCCCGACGGACGCCACCCATCAGGATGGACGCGCCGAGACCGCGCTGAGGGACAGCGGGCTCACCCACGTCATCCTGCGCGGACACTGCTTCATGCAGAACCTCTTCCACAACCTCGGGTCCCTGCGCGCGGAAGGCCGGCTCTACGCGGGCATGGGGAATGGCCGTATCGGGATGATCGACTCGCGCGACATCGCCGACGCCGCGGTCGCCGCCGCGACGCAGGACACCTGGGACGGCCGGACCTTCGAGCTGACGGGGCCCGCCGCCCTCACCTACCACGACGTCGCCGCCAGCCTCGGGCGGGAGCTCGGTCGCGAAATCACCTACGTACCGGTGTCACCGGAGGCCGCGGGCGAGACCGCGCTGAAGCACGGCGCGGACCCGTGGGTCGCGCGGGTGCTGTCCGAGTACTCCGCGGCCTACACGAACGGCTGGGGCGACTTCACGACCCCGGACGTCTCCACCCTCACGGGCCACGCGCCACGGTCCATATCGGAGTTCGCGCGCGAGGTGCTCCTCCCAGCGCTGCGAGCGGGGTGA